One genomic window of Sulfurovum lithotrophicum includes the following:
- a CDS encoding peptidase U32 family protein — MTAHNKVELLAPAGNLEKMKIALNYGADAVYGGTSTFSLRIRSGKEFDMDSFAQGIAYAHERGKKVYCTVNSFPFNSQIRLYENHIAKMAELKPDALIVSSPGVVKIAKRIAPDIPIHLSTQANVMNAMDAEVYYDLGVKRIIVAREISLKDCEAIKSVIPDLELEVFVHGSMCFAYSGRCLISALQTGRVPNRGSCANDCRFPYEVYAHNPESGTTFRLDEEEGIGTYIMNAKDMNMASHIDEILDSGVIDSLKIEGRTKSPYYAGVVTKAYRHAIDDYYTKDFDASRYQRELNTTQNRGFTDAYLTSRPFEKSDAESHEFSIQYGTHQVAGLVGEDGTTWRCKDKTCAGDSVEIVLPVGASVELVDNEYGKIDEVNGQYWLTFKKIVTVDGKELECVHSGNLNALVLPTPLPGYTILRRKIAEALEKKGLIEESTPMNLEPKST; from the coding sequence ATGACAGCACATAACAAAGTAGAACTTTTAGCACCCGCAGGAAACCTTGAAAAGATGAAGATCGCACTCAACTACGGGGCAGATGCCGTCTATGGCGGTACCAGCACTTTCTCTCTGCGTATCCGTTCGGGAAAAGAGTTTGACATGGATTCTTTTGCCCAAGGGATAGCCTATGCCCATGAGAGAGGCAAGAAGGTCTACTGTACGGTCAACTCCTTTCCGTTCAATTCGCAGATAAGGCTTTATGAGAACCACATCGCCAAAATGGCAGAGCTGAAGCCTGATGCGCTTATCGTCTCAAGTCCCGGGGTAGTCAAGATCGCCAAAAGGATCGCACCGGATATTCCCATTCACCTCTCTACACAGGCCAACGTTATGAATGCAATGGATGCGGAGGTTTATTATGATCTGGGTGTGAAGCGTATCATCGTGGCACGTGAGATCAGCCTTAAAGACTGTGAAGCGATCAAATCGGTGATCCCCGATCTGGAACTCGAAGTCTTTGTGCACGGTTCGATGTGCTTCGCCTACTCGGGACGCTGTCTTATCTCGGCTTTGCAGACAGGGCGCGTTCCCAACAGAGGTTCCTGTGCGAACGACTGCCGTTTCCCCTATGAAGTTTATGCCCACAATCCCGAAAGCGGGACGACCTTCAGACTCGATGAGGAAGAGGGGATCGGAACCTATATCATGAATGCCAAAGATATGAACATGGCTTCGCATATCGATGAGATACTTGACAGCGGTGTGATCGACTCTCTTAAGATCGAAGGTCGTACAAAGTCACCCTATTATGCAGGGGTGGTTACAAAGGCGTACCGTCATGCCATCGATGACTACTATACCAAAGACTTTGATGCTTCACGCTACCAGAGAGAGCTGAATACTACACAGAACCGCGGATTTACCGATGCCTACCTGACCTCGCGTCCCTTCGAAAAGAGCGATGCTGAGTCTCATGAATTTTCCATCCAGTACGGAACACATCAGGTGGCCGGGCTTGTTGGAGAAGATGGTACGACATGGCGATGCAAGGACAAGACCTGTGCAGGCGACTCTGTTGAGATCGTTCTGCCTGTGGGAGCAAGTGTGGAACTCGTCGACAATGAATATGGAAAGATAGATGAGGTCAACGGACAGTACTGGCTGACGTTCAAAAAGATCGTCACAGTCGACGGCAAAGAACTGGAATGCGTACACAGCGGTAATCTGAATGCACTGGTTCTGCCTACGCCTTTACCGGGCTATACGATTCTTCGAAGAAAGATCGCCGAGGCACTGGAGAAAAAAGGGCTCATAGAGGAGTCCACTCCTATGAATCTTGAACCAAAATCAACATAA
- the purE gene encoding 5-(carboxyamino)imidazole ribonucleotide mutase → MKFVSIVMGSKSDYTIMEESAKTLEKFGVPYEMIISSAHRSPERTKNYIKEAEEKGTQVFIAAAGMAAHLAGALAASTIKPVLGVPMESGPLRGEDALLSTVMMPGGMPVGTVAIGKAGAVNAAYLAIQIMALQDDELKVKLQEDRISKAKKVELDSSEIETIL, encoded by the coding sequence ATGAAATTCGTATCGATCGTAATGGGAAGCAAAAGCGACTACACTATTATGGAAGAGAGTGCAAAGACCCTGGAAAAGTTCGGTGTACCTTATGAGATGATCATCTCTTCGGCACACAGGTCTCCGGAAAGAACAAAGAACTACATCAAAGAAGCTGAAGAAAAGGGTACGCAGGTATTTATTGCGGCAGCGGGAATGGCGGCACACCTTGCGGGTGCTCTTGCAGCAAGTACGATCAAGCCGGTACTGGGCGTACCAATGGAGAGCGGACCGCTTAGAGGAGAAGATGCCCTTCTCAGTACAGTCATGATGCCGGGCGGAATGCCTGTCGGAACTGTAGCCATCGGTAAGGCAGGTGCGGTCAATGCGGCCTACCTTGCTATCCAGATCATGGCACTTCAGGATGATGAGCTCAAAGTCAAGCTTCAGGAAGACCGTATTTCCAAAGCAAAGAAAGTAGAGCTTGACTCTTCCGAGATCGAAACGATACTGTAA
- a CDS encoding cation:proton antiporter gives MHSFAPEIMLITILSLVIFSDALANKIKIPSVFLLLIGSYLIYTYFKAAVPIDMAAHFDTIIIFCIPLIFMGDALHLGFSDIKKHGWSIFYLAVIAVALSITVGASLYYLDVFEGLTLGAYVSLFAINMATDAVSVQSVLSHFKGISHDIKVLIEGESLGNDATAVIAFFFIGLPWMMSGQIDALHATTEALRVFAVSIGMGLVIGYVFYMLMKLFSDRRGELFAFVIEGYAAYVLGEEMHVSGILTLITAIIATKAWIDMDIMVLEETEEKKRKSFMRTLRMSSVVATTRERLEYIYEMAKEFGYIAAVMIFFVLAEMVDFKTLWHYRMEILIMFAVTTLIRALSMAKFAFFGKTIDSIKPVGFEGWFILTFSGMKGALSIILVHMIPADYEYKVLFEAVTTGVVILSIFVYGTTLWAYFTFFKKEEETKLFVH, from the coding sequence ATGCACAGTTTTGCCCCTGAAATAATGCTGATCACCATACTGAGTCTGGTGATCTTCTCAGATGCCCTGGCCAACAAGATAAAGATACCTTCCGTGTTTTTGCTTCTCATCGGCTCCTACCTTATCTATACCTATTTCAAAGCAGCAGTTCCCATAGACATGGCAGCACACTTCGATACGATCATCATTTTCTGTATTCCCCTTATTTTTATGGGTGATGCGCTGCATCTTGGATTTTCCGATATCAAAAAACATGGCTGGAGCATCTTCTATCTGGCTGTGATCGCGGTGGCACTCTCCATTACTGTGGGTGCCAGTCTCTATTATCTTGATGTCTTCGAAGGGTTGACGCTTGGTGCCTATGTTTCTCTCTTTGCGATCAATATGGCGACCGATGCAGTCTCTGTACAGTCCGTTCTTTCCCATTTCAAAGGGATAAGCCATGACATCAAAGTACTTATTGAGGGTGAATCACTGGGTAACGATGCTACAGCGGTCATAGCGTTCTTTTTCATAGGACTCCCCTGGATGATGAGCGGTCAGATCGATGCGTTGCATGCAACTACTGAAGCTCTGCGTGTGTTTGCCGTAAGTATCGGTATGGGGTTGGTGATCGGATACGTTTTCTATATGCTGATGAAGCTTTTCTCGGACAGGCGGGGTGAACTGTTTGCCTTTGTTATAGAAGGGTATGCGGCCTATGTTCTGGGTGAAGAGATGCATGTGAGCGGTATTTTGACGCTGATTACTGCGATCATCGCTACCAAAGCCTGGATCGATATGGACATTATGGTACTCGAAGAGACGGAAGAAAAAAAACGCAAGAGTTTTATGCGTACTTTGCGTATGAGTTCCGTTGTTGCAACGACCAGGGAGCGCCTGGAGTATATTTATGAAATGGCGAAAGAATTCGGTTATATCGCAGCGGTCATGATCTTCTTTGTGTTGGCGGAGATGGTGGACTTTAAGACATTGTGGCACTACAGAATGGAAATTTTGATTATGTTCGCTGTCACGACACTGATCCGTGCACTCTCTATGGCAAAGTTCGCTTTCTTTGGCAAGACGATCGATTCTATCAAGCCGGTAGGGTTTGAGGGATGGTTCATCCTTACTTTCTCTGGGATGAAAGGGGCACTCTCCATTATCCTGGTCCATATGATACCGGCAGATTACGAATACAAAGTACTCTTTGAAGCGGTGACGACCGGTGTGGTGATACTTTCTATCTTTGTGTACGGCACCACACTATGGGCATATTTTACCTTCTTCAAAAAAGAGGAGGAGACAAAGTTATTCGTCCATTGA
- a CDS encoding Nif3-like dinuclear metal center hexameric protein: MKLQEVYDFLDKLSPFELQEKWDNSGLIVGEMKREVPQIVVSLDIDSDMIEEAKEGTLFVVHHPLIFGNLTQLDFAKYPSNLLEKMILKKQSLIALHTNFDQTHLNRYVFEKVLGFEMASQEPFICMTEGEWHYHELLALLKEKLRLPTLKVIGKKEKITSIAMTTGAGASLMNEVEADCFLTGDIKYHDAMKAMSEELMMVDIGHYESECFFAEVLLAELKVLPILAIIANSKNPFHMETL; the protein is encoded by the coding sequence ATGAAGCTACAGGAAGTATATGATTTTCTGGACAAACTTTCCCCCTTTGAACTCCAGGAGAAATGGGACAACTCCGGACTGATCGTCGGTGAGATGAAACGTGAGGTCCCGCAGATCGTCGTCTCACTGGATATCGACAGTGACATGATAGAAGAAGCCAAAGAAGGTACCCTTTTTGTAGTACATCATCCGCTGATATTCGGTAACCTTACGCAGCTTGATTTTGCCAAGTACCCTTCCAACCTCCTTGAGAAGATGATACTGAAAAAACAGTCACTTATCGCACTGCATACCAACTTTGACCAGACGCACCTGAACCGTTATGTTTTCGAAAAAGTCCTTGGGTTTGAAATGGCATCCCAGGAACCTTTTATCTGTATGACAGAAGGTGAATGGCACTACCATGAACTGCTTGCTTTGCTCAAAGAAAAACTGCGGCTTCCGACTCTTAAAGTGATCGGCAAAAAAGAGAAGATAACATCCATTGCGATGACCACTGGAGCGGGTGCATCACTTATGAATGAGGTTGAGGCAGACTGCTTTTTGACGGGTGATATCAAGTATCATGATGCAATGAAAGCTATGAGTGAAGAGTTGATGATGGTGGACATCGGGCATTATGAAAGCGAGTGCTTTTTTGCCGAAGTACTTTTGGCTGAATTGAAAGTTTTACCTATTTTGGCTATAATTGCGAATTCTAAAAACCCGTTTCATATGGAAACACTTTGA
- a CDS encoding AAA family ATPase: MEFQLKNIGMIKEANVKLDGLTVIAGENNTGKSTVGKIIFSIIKASSRYKEDLEEGKEERIFSLIEKNYFQLRRKVDYSKNIEIRKIFYPPAFIRDIKRTSLINAIDERLKILDTLKQQSLFDSIETKDASLIIESEKKLLDLKKIALTKENKTEIQKRAFQKVLISEFKGKVTNQNFDQKSSFIKGTEGENIIFDVEMSKNKVKHFHIYDELYFTDASFIETPVLLQLFESIENSKTYFEEVEKDDRILLNKRPNTTLHVKDLISKLKESVYIEDFSDFDMFFSDETTDDLVNQLFGIIKGNIKYNKKAKDFIFISANGETFNSINTATGIKSFGIIQMLVKSGFIDERSLLILDEPEVHLHPKWQIKYAELITNLVKANITVLVTSHSPYMIEALQRYSEREKITADFYLAENGNINKVDNNNSDTLSKIFEKLSEPFDVFDEMDSEKLQNG, from the coding sequence ATGGAATTTCAGTTAAAAAATATCGGTATGATTAAGGAAGCTAATGTTAAGTTAGATGGGCTTACTGTAATAGCTGGAGAAAATAATACTGGTAAAAGTACAGTTGGAAAGATAATATTTTCTATCATAAAAGCAAGTAGTAGATATAAAGAAGATTTAGAGGAAGGCAAAGAAGAAAGAATATTTTCTTTAATTGAAAAAAATTATTTTCAATTACGACGAAAAGTTGATTATTCAAAGAATATTGAAATAAGAAAAATTTTTTATCCCCCAGCATTTATAAGAGATATTAAAAGAACTTCTTTAATTAACGCCATTGATGAAAGATTAAAAATCTTAGATACATTGAAACAACAATCATTGTTTGATTCGATAGAAACAAAAGATGCTTCACTAATCATTGAGTCGGAAAAAAAATTATTGGATTTAAAAAAAATTGCATTAACAAAAGAAAATAAAACTGAAATTCAGAAGAGAGCATTTCAAAAAGTTTTGATTTCAGAATTTAAAGGGAAAGTAACTAATCAAAATTTTGATCAAAAATCTTCTTTTATTAAGGGAACAGAGGGCGAGAATATAATTTTTGATGTTGAAATGTCAAAGAATAAAGTTAAACATTTTCATATCTATGATGAGCTTTATTTTACGGATGCTTCTTTTATCGAAACACCGGTCTTGTTGCAGTTATTTGAATCAATAGAAAATTCAAAAACATACTTTGAAGAAGTAGAGAAAGATGACAGAATTTTATTGAACAAAAGACCTAATACAACATTGCATGTTAAAGATTTAATTTCGAAATTAAAAGAGTCAGTTTATATTGAAGATTTTTCAGATTTTGATATGTTTTTTAGTGATGAAACGACAGATGATTTAGTAAATCAATTATTTGGAATTATCAAAGGTAATATTAAGTACAACAAAAAAGCAAAAGACTTTATTTTTATTTCAGCAAATGGAGAAACTTTTAATAGTATTAACACTGCAACAGGGATTAAATCTTTTGGGATTATTCAAATGTTAGTAAAAAGTGGGTTCATTGATGAGAGATCTTTGTTAATTTTAGATGAACCTGAAGTCCATTTGCATCCAAAGTGGCAAATAAAATACGCAGAATTGATTACAAACTTAGTGAAAGCTAATATTACAGTACTGGTTACTTCACATAGCCCTTATATGATTGAAGCTCTGCAACGATATAGTGAAAGAGAAAAGATTACGGCAGATTTTTATTTAGCAGAAAATGGAAATATTAATAAAGTAGATAATAACAATTCAGATACTTTATCAAAAATTTTTGAGAAATTATCTGAGCCATTTGATGTGTTTGATGAAATGGATAGCGAAAAGTTGCAAAATGGCTGA
- the glnA gene encoding type I glutamate--ammonia ligase has product MGKFVNNIDEFFKYCEENEVEFVDLRFTDIKGAWHHLTYRMSAVNAENLENGFPFDGSSIEAWQPINESDMILKADVPTAFLDPFTADSTIIVFCDVYDIYKGQLYERCPRSIAKKALQHAEEIGIADAAYFGPENEFFIFDHVEFTDSINEAGYRVDSEEGEWNDPSRFDDIGNMGHRPRTKGGYFPVQPTDSMVDLRAEMMLLLEEVGLEVVLGHHEVAQAQGEIGIVFSDIIGAADNVQKYKYVVKMVAHLNGKSATFMPKPLFGDNGNGMHVHQSLWKDGSNLFYEEGNYGNLSEMAINYTGGIFKHAAAVAAFTNPSTNSYKRLVPGFEAPSILTYSSQNRSASCRIPYGAGEKATRIEMRFPDSTACPYLAFAVMMMAGLDGIKNKTIPVGPMDEDLFELSLDEIREKGIPQMPHTLREALEGLIKDNDFLKPVFTPEFLDAYQHYMFERQVWPDESRPTAFEFKTTYSC; this is encoded by the coding sequence ATGGGTAAGTTCGTTAACAACATAGACGAGTTTTTTAAATACTGTGAGGAGAATGAAGTAGAGTTTGTTGATCTTCGTTTCACAGACATCAAAGGTGCATGGCATCACTTGACATACAGAATGAGTGCGGTAAACGCTGAAAACCTTGAGAACGGTTTCCCGTTTGACGGTTCTTCCATCGAAGCATGGCAGCCGATCAATGAATCAGATATGATCTTGAAAGCGGATGTACCGACAGCATTCCTCGATCCTTTTACAGCTGATTCCACGATCATCGTATTCTGTGATGTGTATGATATCTACAAAGGACAGCTTTATGAAAGATGTCCAAGGTCTATCGCCAAGAAAGCATTGCAGCATGCTGAAGAGATCGGTATTGCCGATGCAGCATACTTTGGACCGGAAAACGAGTTCTTCATTTTTGACCATGTAGAATTCACGGACAGTATCAATGAAGCGGGATACAGAGTTGACTCTGAAGAGGGTGAATGGAACGATCCTTCAAGATTCGATGATATAGGGAACATGGGTCACAGACCAAGAACCAAAGGCGGTTACTTCCCGGTTCAGCCGACGGATTCCATGGTGGATCTTAGAGCTGAAATGATGCTCCTTTTGGAAGAAGTAGGTCTTGAAGTGGTTCTTGGTCACCATGAAGTGGCACAGGCACAAGGTGAGATCGGTATCGTATTCTCTGACATCATCGGTGCAGCAGATAACGTCCAGAAGTACAAGTATGTCGTCAAGATGGTAGCACACCTCAACGGTAAATCTGCAACATTCATGCCAAAACCACTCTTCGGTGACAATGGTAACGGTATGCACGTACACCAGTCTCTCTGGAAAGACGGCAGCAACCTTTTCTACGAAGAAGGTAACTACGGTAACCTTTCGGAAATGGCAATCAATTATACAGGCGGTATCTTTAAACATGCAGCAGCTGTTGCGGCATTTACAAACCCGAGTACTAACTCTTACAAGAGGCTTGTCCCTGGATTTGAAGCACCATCTATCCTGACTTACTCAAGCCAGAACAGATCAGCTTCTTGTCGTATCCCTTACGGTGCAGGTGAGAAAGCAACACGTATAGAGATGCGTTTCCCTGACTCAACAGCATGTCCATATCTTGCATTTGCAGTTATGATGATGGCAGGTCTTGACGGTATCAAGAACAAAACTATACCGGTCGGTCCGATGGATGAAGATCTCTTTGAACTTTCTCTTGATGAGATCCGTGAAAAAGGTATCCCTCAAATGCCTCATACACTACGTGAAGCACTTGAAGGTCTTATCAAAGATAACGATTTCCTTAAGCCTGTCTTCACACCAGAGTTCCTCGATGCATATCAGCACTATATGTTCGAGAGACAAGTATGGCCAGACGAATCTCGCCCGACAGCATTTGAGTTCAAGACAACTTACTCTTGCTAG
- a CDS encoding penicillin-binding protein 1A has protein sequence MIIFIVALTAAFIYAYEEISLDADKLINYQPEISSVILDRNGKKLAYVFNKQHRLYARYDELPSHLVEGLIAMEDTKFFEHSGVNPDAIIRAIVKDIKAGKFVEGGSTLTQQLIKNKILTNEKKLARKIKEAILALKIEHELTKEQIIERYLNEISYGNNYFGIKTAANGYFHKELDELTLKEMALLVGLPNAPSYYNPIRHYKRALNRANNVLYRMKSLGWLTESEYLKAVKESPKVYKTSLTQNIAPYIVDEVIRRFKGRGDDIKTAGYQIYTTIDMKQQKIAREAVKYAYKKVLEKYREKPETSTINTAFVAVESKTGDILAMIGGVNYRKSAFNRATQTLRQPGSAFKPFIYQTALDMGYNPASPLTDLARTFQYYENGKPKVWAPKNYERDFKGFIPLREALVHSRNLATINLVSEIGVSTIRKRLAFLDVPHIPRDMSIALGNLGLSPMKMAQIFSVFANGGHMIEPRLISKVVSKEGAVIYETRPKEIANFTTPEQAYLMTDILMDVVKRGTGKNARVQGIELAGKTGTTNNGVDAWFCGYSPTIEVISWFGRDNNRPIGKKATGGALAAPAFAYYFKELIKAYPETKRTFDIPEGVYRGEYKGKSELYTKTSPLPEEKHETEETTAPSEDIMDIWDSDTPVQHPDDDTDISPEEESPFAETINIDDEVIKEGPVNNDDPLHPTRNEPVVPASRDSGTMF, from the coding sequence ATGATCATCTTCATTGTTGCGTTGACGGCGGCATTCATCTATGCCTATGAAGAGATCTCTCTGGATGCGGACAAACTGATCAATTATCAGCCCGAGATCTCTTCGGTCATCCTGGACAGGAACGGGAAGAAACTCGCGTATGTGTTCAACAAGCAACACCGTCTCTATGCAAGGTATGATGAGCTTCCAAGCCATCTGGTCGAAGGGCTTATCGCGATGGAAGATACGAAGTTCTTTGAACACAGCGGGGTGAATCCGGATGCGATTATCCGTGCCATTGTCAAAGATATCAAAGCCGGGAAGTTCGTGGAAGGTGGAAGTACCCTGACACAGCAGCTGATCAAGAACAAGATCCTTACCAACGAGAAAAAACTGGCGAGAAAGATCAAAGAGGCGATACTGGCACTCAAGATCGAGCATGAATTGACCAAAGAACAGATCATCGAGCGTTATCTCAACGAAATCTCCTACGGGAACAACTATTTTGGTATCAAAACGGCAGCCAACGGCTATTTTCACAAGGAACTTGATGAACTGACACTCAAAGAGATGGCGCTTCTAGTCGGTCTGCCCAATGCACCGAGTTACTATAACCCTATAAGACATTACAAGCGTGCACTCAACCGTGCCAACAATGTTCTCTACCGTATGAAAAGTCTGGGATGGCTGACGGAGAGTGAGTACCTCAAAGCGGTCAAAGAGTCTCCAAAAGTCTATAAAACCTCGCTGACACAGAACATCGCCCCCTATATCGTGGATGAGGTGATCAGGCGTTTCAAAGGGCGTGGGGATGATATCAAAACCGCCGGATACCAGATTTATACGACCATCGATATGAAACAGCAGAAGATCGCAAGAGAAGCAGTAAAATATGCCTATAAAAAAGTATTGGAAAAATACAGGGAAAAGCCGGAGACCTCAACCATCAATACAGCTTTTGTGGCTGTGGAAAGTAAAACAGGCGATATACTGGCTATGATAGGAGGAGTGAATTATAGGAAGTCGGCATTCAACCGTGCCACACAGACGCTCAGGCAGCCCGGTTCAGCCTTCAAGCCTTTCATTTACCAGACAGCACTCGATATGGGCTACAACCCTGCCAGTCCGCTGACGGACCTTGCCCGAACGTTCCAGTACTATGAGAACGGCAAACCCAAAGTATGGGCACCCAAGAACTACGAGAGGGATTTTAAAGGGTTCATCCCGCTCAGGGAAGCACTGGTGCATTCCAGAAACCTTGCAACGATCAACCTTGTCTCGGAGATCGGGGTGAGTACCATCCGAAAGCGTCTGGCGTTTCTCGATGTGCCCCATATCCCCAGAGATATGTCCATTGCACTGGGGAATCTCGGCCTCTCTCCTATGAAAATGGCACAGATCTTCTCGGTCTTTGCCAACGGCGGGCATATGATAGAGCCCAGACTGATCTCCAAGGTGGTCTCCAAAGAGGGAGCGGTCATTTACGAAACACGGCCCAAAGAGATCGCCAATTTCACCACACCCGAACAGGCATACCTGATGACGGACATACTGATGGATGTCGTCAAGCGGGGGACAGGTAAAAATGCACGTGTCCAGGGGATAGAGCTTGCCGGAAAGACTGGTACGACGAATAATGGCGTTGATGCCTGGTTCTGCGGATACTCTCCAACGATCGAAGTGATCTCCTGGTTCGGGCGCGACAACAACAGGCCCATTGGCAAGAAAGCGACAGGAGGTGCGCTGGCGGCACCGGCATTTGCCTACTACTTCAAAGAACTGATCAAGGCATATCCTGAGACAAAACGAACGTTCGATATTCCCGAAGGTGTCTACAGAGGAGAATACAAAGGCAAAAGCGAGCTCTATACCAAGACCTCCCCTCTGCCTGAAGAGAAGCATGAAACAGAAGAGACGACAGCTCCATCAGAGGATATCATGGATATCTGGGATTCAGATACCCCGGTACAGCATCCGGATGATGATACTGATATCAGCCCCGAGGAAGAGAGCCCTTTTGCAGAAACGATCAACATTGACGATGAGGTCATCAAGGAAGGACCCGTCAATAATGACGATCCTCTGCATCCGACAAGGAATGAACCTGTCGTACCCGCCTCCAGGGACAGTGGTACAATGTTTTAA
- the glyQ gene encoding glycine--tRNA ligase subunit alpha: protein MLTFSELLLKLQQYWAEQGCNIVQPYDIPAGAGTFHPATLLRSLDSKPWAAAYVAPSRRPTDGRYGENPNRLGAYYQFQALIKPSPDNIQELYLKSLEYLGLNLKEHDIRFVEDNWESPTLGAWGLGWEVWLDGMEVTQFTYFQQVGGITCDPVAVEITYGTERLAMYLQGVESVFDIVWNRNGDEVTTYADVHKESEYEFSKYHFEVATVEKLFQHFEDASNECKLCLEAGLPLPAYDQCMIASHAFNVLDARKAISQAQRQNYILKVRELSIGCAQLYKAQEEERNQRVRGT, encoded by the coding sequence ATGCTAACATTTAGTGAACTATTACTAAAACTCCAACAATACTGGGCAGAGCAGGGATGCAATATTGTCCAGCCGTATGATATTCCGGCGGGAGCAGGGACCTTTCACCCTGCTACACTGCTGAGAAGTTTGGATTCAAAGCCGTGGGCAGCTGCCTACGTGGCACCGTCGCGTCGTCCGACCGACGGACGTTACGGAGAAAACCCTAACAGGCTTGGTGCCTACTACCAGTTCCAGGCATTGATCAAGCCGAGTCCGGACAATATCCAGGAGCTTTACCTTAAATCCTTGGAGTATCTTGGCCTCAACCTCAAAGAACATGATATCCGTTTTGTCGAGGATAACTGGGAATCACCGACACTGGGTGCCTGGGGCCTTGGCTGGGAAGTCTGGCTTGACGGTATGGAAGTGACACAATTCACCTACTTTCAGCAGGTAGGAGGGATCACCTGCGATCCGGTAGCCGTGGAGATCACTTACGGTACCGAGAGACTGGCAATGTACCTTCAGGGGGTGGAGTCGGTATTTGACATCGTTTGGAACAGGAATGGTGATGAAGTGACGACTTATGCGGATGTGCACAAAGAGAGCGAATATGAATTTTCCAAATACCACTTTGAAGTTGCAACGGTAGAAAAACTTTTTCAACATTTCGAAGATGCCAGTAATGAGTGCAAGCTCTGTCTTGAAGCAGGACTACCGCTTCCTGCCTATGACCAGTGTATGATCGCATCGCATGCCTTCAATGTACTGGATGCCAGAAAAGCGATCTCTCAGGCGCAGAGACAGAACTACATTCTGAAAGTGCGTGAGCTTTCCATCGGTTGTGCGCAGTTGTATAAAGCGCAGGAAGAGGAGCGTAACCAAAGAGTACGTGGTACATAG
- a CDS encoding histidinol-phosphatase, whose translation MNKRTRIDLHNHTARCNHAEGTIDEYIQKAIDLGIDIYGFSEHAPMDFDEKYRLPLCDMDAYVNDVLSAKERYKDQIKILLGYEVDWLPGHMEKNVLNADVDYLIGSVHFIDKWSFDNPEFIGGWKNRDIDEIWQAYFEATKAMADSGKFDIVGHLDLIKVFKYLPKTDTRILAKEALQSIKKSKMVIELNTAGLRKPIGEIYPSKALLQEAYALDIPITFSSDAHSVEQVGFAYEKAVALAKEIGYTKAVTFEGRDRELVIF comes from the coding sequence ATGAATAAAAGAACACGAATAGATTTGCACAACCATACAGCACGCTGCAACCACGCTGAAGGCACTATTGATGAATACATCCAAAAAGCCATCGATCTCGGCATTGATATCTACGGTTTCTCTGAGCATGCCCCGATGGATTTTGATGAAAAATACCGCCTGCCTTTGTGTGATATGGATGCCTATGTCAATGATGTACTCTCTGCCAAAGAGAGGTACAAAGACCAGATCAAGATACTGCTCGGATATGAAGTGGACTGGCTTCCCGGACATATGGAGAAGAATGTACTTAATGCCGATGTGGATTACCTCATCGGTTCGGTACACTTCATCGATAAGTGGAGTTTTGACAACCCGGAATTCATAGGCGGCTGGAAGAACAGGGATATCGACGAAATATGGCAAGCCTATTTCGAAGCGACCAAGGCGATGGCCGATTCGGGAAAATTTGACATTGTCGGGCACCTGGATCTCATTAAGGTCTTCAAGTATCTCCCAAAGACCGATACCCGAATTCTTGCAAAAGAGGCACTTCAGAGCATTAAAAAGTCCAAGATGGTCATAGAGCTTAATACCGCCGGACTGCGTAAACCCATTGGCGAGATATACCCCTCAAAAGCACTGCTTCAGGAAGCCTATGCATTAGATATCCCCATTACTTTTTCTTCGGATGCACACAGTGTGGAGCAGGTGGGATTTGCTTATGAGAAGGCTGTAGCACTTGCAAAAGAGATCGGATACACCAAAGCTGTTACTTTTGAAGGCCGTGATAGGGAATTGGTTATTTTTTAG